Proteins encoded within one genomic window of Triticum aestivum cultivar Chinese Spring chromosome 2D, IWGSC CS RefSeq v2.1, whole genome shotgun sequence:
- the LOC123056151 gene encoding putative disease resistance protein RGA3 has product MAQAVIGAMGTLLPKLADLITKEYNLQRGPPDIQVKIWAKDVRDLSYGLEDSIDKFMVRIETDGRPDKSHSFRNFIDKSLSLLTKGKIRHKIGIDIKDIKSRIKEVSDRRDRYKVDNVAAAKPVVPAIDTLRLAALYTKATELVGTDEKSVEMYQNINEASWGEQQLISEIRTFVENKRYLIVIDDIWDKSVWENIKYALIENGYGSRVITTTRVLYVSLQAGGVYRLKPLSVVDSRKLFYQRIYEMENKSPPNQLVEVSERILKRCGGVPLAILAIGSLLSSEKGTTHTHEYWSKVYKSISLGLDNNHDDVKNMRRILSTRNEEVGNQLATVSLSHVRSLSLLLGLLCFRVLRVLDLAECEVYNTHWNDICNLFHLRYLNLRGTSITNIPKEIGNQQFLQVLDIRSGQTYTRQRKRLTTGIAYPFLCLKMFGVKSDTMELRFGRGAMQSLQTLKLDFQDVEDTLFQFGDFALGLENLPSLEDVCVTFSEDTSEKISSVENALRKEIDMNQNKPRLRVTDMGRLMEM; this is encoded by the exons ATGGCCCAGGCGGTGATTGGAGCGATGGGCACCCTCCTGCCCAAGCTGGCCGACCTAATCACCAAGGAGTACAACCTTCAGAGGGGT CCACCGGACATCCAAGTCAAGATTTGGGCCAAGGATGTGAGGGACTTGTCATATGGCCTGGAAGATAGCATCGACAAGTTCATGGTGCGCATCGAAACCGATGGCCGACCAGATAAGTCCCATAGCTTCAGGAATTTCATTGATAAGAGCCTCAGCCTGTTGACCAAGGGCAAGATTCGCCACAAGATCGGCATCGATATCAAAGACATCAAGAGCCGCATCAAGGAGGTCAGTGACCGGCGTGATAGGTACAAGGTTGACAATGTGGCTGCTGCCAAGCCCGTCGTTCCAGCTATTGACACCCTTCGCCTAGCAGCCTTGTATACAAAGGCCACGGAGCTCGTTGGCACTGACGAGAAGAGCGTTGAG ATGTACCAGAACATTAATGAAGCATCATGGGGCGAGCAACAACTCATCAGTGAGATAAGAACATTCGTTGAAAACAAGAG GTACTTGATAGTTATTGATGACATATGGGATAAATCCGTCTGGGAAAATATCAAGTATGCATTGATTGAGAATGGATACGGAAGTAGAGTAATCACAACAACTCGGGTTCTTTATGTTTCCCTGCAAGCTGGTGGTGTATATCGGCTGAAACCTCTTTCTGTTGTCGACTCAAGAAAGTTGTTCTATCAAAGAATATATGAGATGGAGAACAAGTCACCACCTAATCAATTGGTTGAAGTATCTGAGAGAATTTTAAAAAGATGTGGGGGAGTTCCGCTAGCTATCCTTGCGATAGGCAGCTTGCTGTCTAGTGAAAagggaacaacacatacacatgagtATTGGTCCAAGGTGTACAAATCCATCAGTTTGGGGCTAGACAATAATCATGATGATGTGAAGAACATGAGGAGAATATTATCT ACCAGGAATGAAGAAGTTGGTAATCAGCTGGCAACCGTGAGCTTGTCCCACGTGAGGTCACTTAGTTTGCTGCTAGGACTCTTGTGTTTCCGAGTCCTGCGTGTATTAGATTTAGCTGAATGTGAAGTGTATAATACCCATTGGAATGATATATGCAATTTGTTTCACTTGAGATATTTGAATTTAAGGGGTACATCTATCACTAATATCCCGAAAGAGATCGGGAACCAACAATTTCTGCAAGTGCTGGACATAAG AAGTGGACAAACCTACACAAGGCAGAGAAAACGGTTGACCACTGGCATTGCTTATCCATTTTTATGTCTAAAGATGTTCGGTGTCAAGAGTGACACCATGGAGTTGAGGTTTGGACGAGGAGCCATGCAAAGTCTCCAAACCCTCAAATTAGATTTTCAGGATGTGGAGGACACATTATTCCAGTTTGGTGATTTTGCATTGGGTTTAGAGAACCTTCCGTCGCTTGAGGATGTTTGTGTTACATTCAGTGAAGATACAAGCGAGAAGATTAGTAGTGTGGAAAATGCATTGAGGAAAGAGATAGATATGAATCAAAACAAGCCTAGACTGAGAGTTACAGATATGGGACGCCTCATG GAAATGTAG